Below is a window of Allomuricauda ruestringensis DSM 13258 DNA.
GGGTGAACGAGCGCAATGCCATAATCATATTTGCAGTTTTGACCATCCTTTTGGCAGTCCTTCTGTTCAATCAGTACCGGATAAAACAAAGGTCAAATAAAGAGCTCCAAGAACTGGATCGGTTGAAGTCCAATTTTTTTGCCAACATTTCCCACGAGTTCAGGACGCCATTGACGCTGATAAAAGGGACGATTGAAAAATGGGAACAAAATCCCGGGGAAAAACCGGAAAAGGAGGACGTGAAGATGGTACGTAGAAACACGAACAAGGTCCTGGGACTCGTAAACCAGTTGTTGGAACTCTCGAAGATAGACCAGGGAAAACTGCAATTAAAGCCCACTGAAGGGGATGTCCATAAATGCCTCCGAACGGCCACCTCATCCTTTAATTCCCATGCGGCACAACGGGACATGGATTATCGTGTAAAGATTCCAAGCGAAGTATTATGGGCAGCTTTTGATCGTGACAAATTGGAGAAAGTAGTGTACAATCTCCTGAGCAATGCATTTAAATTTAGTGGAAATGGCGAATGTGTGTCATTTACTGCCACGTATGAAACCAATGAACTCACGATCCAAGTTTTGGATTCGGGCAAAGGGATTTCCGGCGAAAAGTTGCCTTTCATCTTTGACCGTTTTTATCAGGTCGATAGCACTTTGACAAAGGAACACGAAGGTTCGGGAATCGGGCTTTCACTCTCCAAGGATTTGATCGAATTGATGGACGGCACCATAACCGTAGCGAGCGAGGAAGGCAAAGGATCATGCTTTACGGTACAGATTCCCATTGAAAGGATAGAGACCGGACAGCCCCGGCCAAAGGAACAGGAACAGGTGACTGGAAACAAACAAGCACGATACACCACCCCGTTCCGCCTCAACAAATCGGACAAACGCAATGTGCCAACAATATTATTGGTGGAGGACAATGAAGACATGCGGCAATTCATTAAGGCAGGACTTTTGGATGAATATCGAATCTTGGAAGCAGTGAATGGAGAAGATGGGCTGAAAATGGCCATCTCAAAAATGCCCGACCTAGTGATAACAGATCTGATGATGCCCAAAATGGACGGAGTGGATCTCTGCAAAAAAATGAAGACCATGGTGGAAACCTGCCATATTCCCATAATAATGCTAACGGCCAAAGCAGGTGTGGAAAACAAGATAGAGGGGTTGGAAACCGGAGCCGATGATTATTTGACCAAACCTTTTGAGACCAAAGAACTTTTGGTGCGTGCCCGAAACCTTATCGAACAGCGAAGAAAATTCAGGGAACTTTTTTCAAGCCAAGCAACAAAAATCGACCCCAAGGAAGTCACGGTAAATTCTTTGGACGAGCAGTTCTTGGAAAAAGTACTCGATTTGTTGGAAAGGGAACATGCCGATTCAGATTTCGGTGTGGCCCAAATGCAAAAGGGATTGGCGATGAGCAAAACCCAATTGCACAGAAAATTAAAGGCCATTACCAACGAATCCCCAGGTGAACTGCTAAGGAATTTCAGATTGAAACGGGCCGCACAACTGTTGTCCCAAAATGTGGACAGTGTCACACAAGTTGCCTACCAGGTCGGGTTCAACAATCTTTCCTATTTTGCCAAATGTTTTAAAGAACTCTACGGGGTTTCCCCGTCTTCCTACTAATTTCCATAAGCTATTTGCCAAAGTTCCCGGTATGGAACCTTACTGTCATCTTTTGGAACTTTTCTATTAGTGCCCTGCGTGTCCAACAGATAATTTTGGACTGGTTCCAAAGCTCCCCTTCTTTTTAATCTAAAAACTTTCAATTATGAAAAAATTGGTTCTTTTAACAGTATTGGGTTTGTTGAATTATCTGCCCGGAATCGCACAACAAATAAATTTCGGGGCCAAGGCAGGGCTGAACTTAGCAACACTGTCCGAGGATTATGACCCGGATGTCGCTGCCAGAACATCTTTCCACTTTGGCGCAATGGCGGAAATCCCCATATCTGAAATGTTCTCAATACAACCGGAATTATTGTACTCATCCCAAGGGGCCACTGATGACGGGGATGACGATGAAGAGGTAAGACTCAATTATATCACGCTCCCCGTATTGGCCAAATACTATGTTTTTGATGGGCTGAGCATTGAGGGTGGCCCACAATTGGGATTGTTGCTTTTGGGTGAAATAGAGGATAATGGGGAAACTACAGATGTCAAGGACATTTCTAAATCCACAGATTTTGGTCTTGCGTTTGGCCTTGGATATAAAATGGAAACTGGACTGAATTTTGGGGTGCGCTATTATTTTGGTTCCGACATTAACGACATAGCAGAGTCATCGGATAAAATAAAGAACAAAGTGTTCCAGATTTCTGTGGGATATTTTTTCAATTAAACAACAGGCACCTTAAATGTGCTATAGTAATGAAAAAAAAAGTACGAGATGAAACGATTTAAATACATAACAAACTTTTTATCATTGTCAACAGTTATCATCTTATTAGGTTGTAGCAGTGATGATGGACCAAGTAATCGAGTCCCTGAACAAGCAGTGCTCATCAGCCCCGCAGACCAATCCGAAGGAGTGGATATTGAAAACACAGACCTACAATGGCAGCAAGTAGCCGATCCCGATGGAGATGTGGTGTCCTATGATGTTTATCTTGACAGTGTAAACCCACCCTTGGAAGCAGTTGCAACCGCCCTGAACACGACAAGCTATTCGATAACTGTACCTCTTGGGTACGAAACACCCTATTATTGGAATGTGGTGGCCAAAGACGGCAGCGGAGGGGAAAGCCAAAGTGGAGTGGGCATGTTCACCACCCGGGAAGCCTATCCTGACGAATTGATCGTTGGCAAATGGTTTATAAATGAGCAAATAGTCAATGGAATGCCGGATACCATTACCGATTGCAACAAGACCTCTTATTTTGAGTTTGAGGCCAACGGGACCTTGAGCGTGGTGACCTATGATGGCGACCCCTGCGTGATTTCCTCGAGCACCATCCTCCAATACAGTGTGCCCGATGCCATGACCCTTGTTTTGAGCAATGGGGGGACCACCGAGAGTGTTCCCATTATTTCCCTGACCGAAACAGAATTGAAAATTATGTTGGAAACAACCACCCAATACAATTTGATAAAAGAAGATTGAATCCTTTCATGTGGGCAATCCATGAGTATCAATACTCATCCAAATGTTCCGGATATAGAAAGTTGTTGTATGGGAAACGGGTGACGTGGATATCGCGCACCGCATCGTAAACACGTTTTCTAAATTCGTCCATGTTTTCCTTGTTCAGTGCCGAGATAAATAGCGCTTTGTCCCCGAGCTTATTAAAATAGGTTTTCTTCCATTCCTCTAATGTAAAATGAGCGGTTGTGCGTTCCGTAACCAAATCGTCTTCATCAATAGTTTCGGGGCGGTATTGGTCTATTTTGTTGAAAACCATGATGCAGGGTTTTCCAGAGCTATCAATTTCATCCAAAATTTGATTTACCGAGGCAATATGCTCTTCAAAATTAGGATGCGAAATATCTACCACATGCAGCAGTAGGTCGGCCTCGCGAACCTCATCCAAGGTACTTTTAAAACTCTCTACCAATTGAGTCGGTAATTTTCTGATGAATCCCACCGTATCACTCAATAGAAAAGGAAGGTTTCCGAGTACCACTTTGCGAACAGTGGTGTCCAGCGTAGCAAAAAGTTTGTTCTCTGCAAACACATCGCTTTTGCTGATCACGTTCATTAAGGTAGATTTGCCAACGTTGGTATATCCCACCAAAGCAACCCGAACCAAAGAACCACGGTTACCACGCTGGGTTTCCATTTGACGATCTATTTTGGCAAGTTTCTTTTTGAGCAAAGCAATACGATCACGAACAATACGTCTATCCGTTTCAATTTCCGTTTCACCGGGACCACGCATACCAATACCCCCTCGTTGCCGCTCCAAGTGTGTCCAAAGACCTGTCAATCTTGGTAAAAGATATTCGTATTGGGCTAACTCTACCTGGGTCCTGGCATAACTTGTCTTTGCTCTTTGGGCAAATATGTCCAGAATCAAACTGGTTCTGTCCAGCACTTTACAGCGCAGTAGTTTTTCAACATTGTTCTGTTGTGCTGGCGATAGTTCGTCATCAAAGATTACGGAACCTATTTCATTTTCCTTCACAAATTGGCGTACCTCTTCCATTTTACCGCTGCCAATGTAAGTTTTGGGATTGGGCACATCAATGCGTTGCACAAATCTTTTCTCAACTTCGCCACCGGCAGTGTATGTCAAAAATTCAAGCTCGTCCAAGTACTCTTTTACCTTGTCTTCGTCTTGGTGCTGATTCATTACACCAATAAGTACCGCCTTTTCATATTCAATTGACTTCTTTTCTAGCATCGAACAGGTTTAGAGTACAAATTTACGCAATGTTTTGGAAGCTATTTTTGTACTTTGGCATTTCTATTGAATCGTTGGAAAAAGAAACAGATATCTTGCATAAAAAGGAAAACAGATATACGATAGCATTTTATAATCTCGAAAATTTCTTTGACACCAAAGATGACCCGTATCTGTTGGATGATGATTTTACTCCAAAAGGGTTTAAAAGGTGGAACAAATCTAAATTTTGGAACAAGGCCAATAAGATTTCCAGGGCTATTTCTAGAATAGGATTGGAAGAAAGTAATCATCCTCCAGTTTTGGTAGGTATGGCCGAAGTTGAAAATAAAGGTGGAATTAAATCGCTTTTACGATCAAAACAATTACGGGATATAGATTATGGGGTCATTCATTTTGATTCCCCCGATGAGCGAGGAATAGATACGGCCCTGATTTACCATAAAGAGCATTTTGAGGTGCTCGATGCCGAAACCATTCCTTTGATGGTACAAAATACCAATGGGGATAGAGACCTTACCCGAGATATTTTGTATGTACACGGCAAGTTGCATCAAGAAGCAATCCATGTTTTTGTGAACCATTGGCCATCCCGTAGGGAAGGAGCCGAGGAAACCAGCTATAAACGCATCAAGGCAGCGGAAACCATTCTTCAAAAAATTGATGCCATACAAGAGAATCGTTCAAACATTATTGTTATGGGCGATTTTAATGATGACCCTAACTCACAAAGCATCCAAACGCTTATGGACACTGGAAAGTTCATCAACCCTATGAAAAAATTGTTGTCCCCTGTATCGGGCAGTGCCAATTACAAAGGGGAATGGAGTTTGTTTGATCAGATATTACTCTCGCACAGCTTTTTGAATTACGAAAAGGATACCCACAGCTTTATAGAAGCAAAAATATTTTCACCAAGATTTTTAAAAGAATGGAAGGGCAAATACAAAGTAAATCCTTTCAGAACTTTTGCCGGAAAGAAATATTTGGGGGGCTATAGTGATCATTTTCCTGTATATATTGTATTGGATGAAAGCAAGAAATGATTGTGAGAAAAAAATTACACCACGTAAAAGTGAATTTTCACAACAGAAAGAAGTAAAACGCTATGCATTTCATCGAATAAAGTAGGAATTTTATCGATAAATGGCACATATCGCTATATATTCGTAGTCCAAATCTTACCATAAACTCAATTATGGACTATCGTTTTCCTATAGGGGTTAAGGGAGTAATTTTCTCCTTTTTATTTTCGCTTCTAGGCGTAGTTTCCATATTTGCCCAATCCAAAAGTGCAAAAGAGCAAATTCGTTTTTCCTATGACCAAGGGAAAATATCCTCTTTTATTTCCGAAATGGAAATTGAACACCAGTCCAAGCTTAGAAAAATAGGCGAGCTGATAAAGACCAAAGGACTTACAGCTTCAAAAAACAACAACGGTACACAGATAGCCTTAAAAGATATCGGTACCGATGGAACGCCACTTTACTATACTACCTTAAACGATTACGCATCGCAAACTTCAAGGGCTCATACGCTTTATGATAAAGGGCTGCTAAATTTAGGTTTAACAGGTAGGGGCATGGAAGTTGGTGTTTGGGATTCCGGTGTAGCTTTGTCCTCTCACCAGGAGTTTGATACCAGAGCAAAGAATGCCGATAATGCCAATGAGATAAGTCTGCATGCCACTTTGGTGACAGGCAACCTTATATCTGCCGGTGTGGAACCCAGTGCCAAAGGTGCTGCCTATGGCGCACAAGCCTTGACCCACGATTGGAGTCGCGATAAAATTGAAGTGGCAGAAGCCGCTGCCAATGGACTTTTGTTGAGCAACCACTCCTACGGAATTTTGTCCGATAGAGTGCCAGATTGGTATTTTGGCTCCTATATTAAAGTAACCCAAGACTGGGACAGGATCATGTACAATGCTCCTTATTACCTAATGGTGACAGCAGCGGGCAATGCGCAAAAATCTTACGATAACGAAACACCAAATTTTGGTAAAACCGCCGATGGCTTTGATCTTTTATTGGGTTTTACCGCAACCAAAAACGGATTGACCATTGCCGGTGCCAACACGGAAATTGATGGCAGCGGTGATTTAAAAAAAGCTTCGGTTGCGGGATATAGCAGTTTTGGACCTGTAGATGATGGTCGCGTAAAACCAGACTTGGCAGGAGATGGAGGGGATATTCTTTCCACAAGTTCGGCCACCAATAGTAGTTATCAGGTGTCTGCCGGAACTTCCATGGCCGCACCTGGGGTTACAGGCTCACTTTTGTTGTTGCAACAGTATCACGAAGAGCTTTTTGGTTCCTATATGAAAGCGGCTACCTTAAAAGGACTTGCGCTTCATACTGCCGATGATGTGGATGCCAAAGGACCGGATTATAAAATGGGTTGGGGTATAATGAATGCCAAATCTGCGGCAGAGGTACTTCAGAATAAAGAATATACCTCCTTGATAAACGAAGAAACGCTATCAGACGGAGAAACCTACTCCATAACGGTTTTGGCCATGGAAAATGAACCATTGATGGCCTCCATATCTTGGACCGACCCAGAATCGGAATATATAAACCGAGGAGAGCTTAACAGTACCCGAGCAGCTTTGATGAACGATTTGGATATTAGAATCACCAAGGACGGAGAAACCTACTTTCCATGGAAATTGAACCCTGCCAAGGCCAACGACGCCGCTACTAAAGGAGACAACACGGTTGATCCTTTTGAACGTGTTGAGGTAGAAAATGCAAGAGGGACTTACACCATTACTATTTCGCACAAGGGAGGGTTAAAAAATGGTCTTCAAGATTTTTCCTTGATTGTTTCCGGGGCACAACTGTCCAATTGTTCCATAGCGACTCCTTCGGACGTGGATTTGGAAGGCTCCTCAAGCGAAAGCACAACCATTTCTTGGGACGATGCCGGAGAAACGTTATTTGAAGTGCAATACAAGAGCATTGATACAGATAATTGGGAAAGTGAATTGATCTGGGAAAATAGCTTTGAGCTTACCGCTTTGGAAGAAGGCAAAGTGTACGAAGCCCGTGTTCGTTCTATCTGTACCGAGAATGTCGTATCCGAATTCTCTGAGACCATTGCGTTTGAGTTTAAAGGTGAAGAAACAGTGCTGATACAAAATACCTCGATGTTTGTCCCTCAGGAATTGAACATAACCATTTATCCGAATCCTGCTGTTGATTATTTGAACGTGAATGCGGATTTGTCCAAAGATGCCGAGTTTTCTATTGTTACCACTTCTGGAAACATCATTAAAAAAGGAAAGACCGAAGGTTCCATCAACGTGTCTTCTTTGTCTTCTGGATTATATGTACTGGTGGTTCAGGATTACTCGGGAATCAAAAGTACTAAGTTTTATAAGAACTAGTCGTTGGTTTGATGTCAGTTCGAGCGCAGTCGAGAACTTTCACACCTTCTTAATCTCCTCATCGGCCAGAAGTTCCTCGTTTCGTAATCGTAAGAATACTTGTGCAGTCGTCACAACGTCCAATTCGCAATACGTGATGATTCTATCAATATCGTTTTCCTTGTAGAATACATCCTTTACCATACTCCCGTCCATATCATCTTTGGGAGATGGAATGCCCAGCACATGTGCCAACAATTTTAAGGAGGTGTAATGTTTGTAGTCGCCAAACTTCCAGAGTTCCATGGTATCCAAATGGGGAACTTCCCAAGGCTTTTTACCGAAGAGATCCAGTTTGTAGGGTAAATTGATGCCGTTTATCACCATTCTGCGGGCGATATAGGGGAAATCGAACTCTTTGCCATTATGGGCGCACAAAAGATGCTTAACCTGGCTAAAATGATCTTTAAGAAGTTGTTTGAATTGTTTAAGGATTTGTATTTCCTCACCATAAAAGGAAGTGATTCTAAAGGTTCTCAAATCGCCTTTACTATTAAAATACCCAACAGAAATACAAACAATTTTCCCAAACTCGGCCCAAATCCCCGCACGGTCATAAAATTCTTCGGCGGTAAACTCGTCTTTACGCTTGTACTGCGTTTTTTGTTCCCATAAAAGCTGGGCGGTTTCATCCAAGTCGGTGAAATGTTGCTGTTGGGGTACGGTCTCGATATCCAAAAAGAGGATATGCTCCAGGTTAAGTTTATAAAGCATGGTAGCTAATTAAAAAAGAGTCGTCTGCTTTGCAGGGCTCTCGTGTTCCAATAACCATTTTTTTCTATGCAGTCCACCTGCATATCCTGTGAGGTCTCCGTTGGTTCCGATAACGCGATGACAGGGAACCACAATCCAAAGTGGATTTTTGCCATTGGCCGAGGCTACTGCACGAATGGCTTTTACATCGCCTAGTTGTTTGGAAAGTTCCAAATAAGAAATGGTTTTTCCAAAAGGTATTTTTAAAAGGGCATCCCAAACTCTCTTTTGAAATTCGGTGCCCGAGGGGTTTAGTTTAAGGTCGAATACCTTTCGGTCTCCATTGAAATATTCTTGAAATTGCTGGGCAGCATCCTGTAAAATTTCAGGAATTGTACCATTTGGTTTTTCGTTATTTAAAACAGAGATAGAGGCAAGACCATTTGCATCACCTTTTAACTCTGCTGTTCCAATAGGAGTCTGTATATAAGCAATTTCCATTATTCTACTTCATCTTTACCTTCAATAATTCCTAATCGCTTTGCGCGAGCTTCCCAGTTTTTCCTGGCGAGTGTTTGAAGGTTTTCTACATTGTCACTTTCATCCATAATTTCCAATCCTAGCAAGGTTTCGATCACATCTTCCATGGTGACCAACCCGCTTACCGAACCATACTCGTCCACAACTAGAGAAATGTGTTCTCTCTTCTGTACAAATTTCTTGAAAAGGTCATTTATGGACTTACTACGATTTGTTACCAGTATTTCCCTTCTGATGGTAGATAGGTTTTCATTGCCCTTTTTGTTGATGATAGCTTCCAACAGTTCATCTTTTAAAAAGAAACCTGTGATGTTGTCCATGCGATCTTTGTACAATGGAATCCTTGAAAAACGCAAGGGTCTATTTTTTTCAAAAAATTTCTTTATCGTAGTGTCTTCGGATGCTATTTTCATAACAGTTCTTGGGGTCATTACGTCGCGTGCCAAAATTTCATCAAAATAAAGCAGGTTTTTGATCATTTTGGATTCCGATTCCTTGAACACACCTTCTTCATGGGCAATTTCGGTCATAGCACTAAAATCCTCCCGATTCAACACACTACCATGTTCAGCTTTTGCACCCACCAATTTGGTAAAGAGTTGTAGCAACCATAGCAATCCGGTCCATTTAAGCACAAACACCATAATGTTCAGTGCCTTACTGGTAAAATTGGCCAATTGCTTCCAGAAAGTGGCCCCAATGGTCTTTGGAATGATCTCTGAGGCGACCAAAATCAATATGGTCATTAGGGTAGAGACAATTCCGACCATAAGATCTTCGGTAAGTTTGAAGCCCAATATAGTCCGTTCCGTGCTACCGTATATTTCCGCATAAGCCACTTTGGCCTGTACCCCTACCAAAATGGCACCTACGGTATGCGCAATGGTGTTCAGGGTAAGAATGGCGATCAGCGGCTTGTCCACATCCTTTTTAAGGGTTTCCAATGTGGTGGCATACTCTTTTCCCTCTTGCTTTTTTACATTGATAAAGGTGGGTGTTATGCTCAACAGAACAGCCTCCAATATGGAGCACAAGAATGAGAAGAAAATGGAAATAAGGGCATAAAATATAAGTAGTCCCATAGAATGGCAGAATCTTTAGTACCAAGATAGGGAATAGGAATTAATTTTGAATGCTTAATCCCCCGGCTTTATAGAAAACATCCTGAAGCGCCGTTCGGATATTTAAATTGTAGAGTTCCCGATGGTCTCTGGACGGATACACCCTGTTGGAAAGAAAAATAAAGGTAAGTTTGTTTTCGGGGTCGGCCCATACAAAGGTTCCCGTAAATCCCGAATGCCCAAAACTTTTGGGGCTGGTCAAAGGAGAGGGGTACGCTTCTTCCAATGGGAGTTCGGCATTATCCAGCAAGGGTTTGTCAAAACCCAGCCCCCTGCGGTTTTCGTTTTCGGGATACTGCACTTCTGTAAACTCTTTTACGGTTTGGGTTGAAATCAGCTGTTTGCCATCCACCTTGCCATAATTTTGATAAAATAGCATCAATTTGGCCAGATCATCAGCCGTGCCAAATAATCCAGCATTACCGGAAACACCGCCTTTGAGTGAAGCATTTTCATCGTGAACCCAGCCTTTTACCACCGTTTTTCGAAAGAGCGTATCCACTTCGGTAGGTACAATGGCATTTACGTAGTGGTTTTTGTTTGGCAAATAACCAAGGGTGTGACAACCCAAAGGACGATAGAAATTTTCATCCAAGTAGGTTTGATAGTCGGTTCCTGAGAGCTGTTCAATCAATTTAGGAAAAATGAGAAAGGTGAGCCCGGAATACACGTATTTCTTTTCATTTGAAACCTTGGACCGATTGATGATTCGGTTCATTTTTCGCTCAAAACGATCGTTGATGTAGAGACCATCATACACTTGTCCTTGAAATCTTTTATTGGATGAATTTTGGACAAAGCGTCTTTTGATTTTACCATTCTTCCGTAGCACTTTCTGCAAAAAAACGATGTAGGGCATCAAACCGGCCTGATGCGCCAAAATCTCCCGCAGGGTAAGGTCTTTTTTGTCCTTTCGATGTTGCCAGGGCTTCCAGTAGGTGCTGAAAGGCTTGTCCAAATCGAGTTTGCCCTCGTCCACCAACTTCATCAGGGCAGGCAAGGGCCCCGTGATTTTAGTAACGGAAGCTAAATCGTACAGGTCGTTCAAGGCAACGAGATGAATACTGTCGTAGGTGTGGAAGCCGTATGCTTTGTGAAAAATAACGGTATCGTTCTTAGCGACCAATAGTTGCGCTCCTGGAAAGGCCAAACTATCGATACCCATTTCCATAATGGAATCCACCTTTTGGTTGATGAAAACTTCATCGAAGCCTAATTTGGACGGGTAGGCATGGATGAGCTCCCGTTGGGCAATACACTTTTCAGAAAAAAAAAGTATTGCAACACAAATTAAGGAACGCCTCGTTAATGTAGCCCAAAGAGTAATAATTTGAAAAAAATCTTTGATTTGAGATTTATCCAAATTAAAGAGTAACCTTTTTTTCAATAAGATTAAGCAGTTTTTTAGAAATTATTTCTGCTATTTCCTCTCCATCAGTTTCTTGTCCAATAACTCTTTCATCCAGAGATTCCTCTTTTTTCGACATTTTTTTCAATAATGCAGGAGTTAAAGTGTCGTATTTTGACTTTGGTGAGTTTTTAAGAAACATCGTGATTAAAATTTATTAATTATTATGTCCTAAAATAATTTTTTATAAAATGTGGATTATGGTTTTCTTCGAAATAATGCTTTCTTTTTATCCAAATGAAACCATCGCCTTTGGAAATAATCGCCACATCGACTGGTCCACCAACTGATTCTTCATCAGAACTAATTCTTCTTTTAAGATACGTCAAATATATTAAACTTTCGGCCATTTCCGCAAGGTCTTCCTTTGAAAGGATTGATACGGTATTCACAGTTGGTTGAATGTGCTTTATTTCTTTAACATTTTCAATTTCACTTACAAACTGACTGCATATTTGATTTATATCTATTTCTTGTATTTCCTTCGCCAGTTTTGGTTGGTCTTTTTCAAGTAAGTTAATCAAATGATCATTATAACCATGGAGAAAACTTTTAAACGTAGAAAAAAGAGGTTCATTTATGTCGGGGCTTATTCCCGTAATAAGAGTGTCAATGACATCTCTTTGGGCAAAAGGCATAATGGATCCATTGTTGCCATCATCAATTTTTTCAACGTGTTCGGTATAGAATCTTATTTTATTATCGAAGATGTCTGAAATTTTTGTACTAATTGTGGTCGGGTAAATATCATCATCACCATAACCAGCAAAAACAAGTCCTGTCCATTGACCACGAAAAACCTTACTTTTTAAATAATGAAAAATCAAAGAAGAAAATTTTGCTTTGATTTTTTTTGTATTGAAATCCGAAAACTCTGTTTCCAATATTTCATCTAATTCAGCACCAATAATCTCATCAAATTTATTTTTGGTCAATGATTTGAAATCTGATAGTTTTTCTTCTGATTTAATTTTTTGAATTTGAAATTCGATTATACTTAATAAATTCTCTTTGTAAATTGATTCTCTCTCTTTTTGTGATTTGGTTATTAAGTCAGAATAATCTTCGATTGCCTTTTCCATAGCCATTTCTGATAATTCATTAAATGAATGATATATAAGAGATTGAATGGAATGATTAATGGTTTCAGGAGTATTGAAAAATTCTCGTTCTTCCAGAAATTTAAAAAAGTCATCTGAATAATCTTTGAGATTAGGGAATGACTTGTCTCCTAATTCATTTCTATATATTTTGACAATTATTTCCCATGGCGTGGTTATGAAGTTTGCAGAATTATAAATAACAATGGAAACTGGATGATACTTTGAAAGGGTAAAGATTTTGTTTGCAGTATTATAGATTTTTCTCCCATTACTTCCAGAAACAGTAACGGCTGAATCAGCCGCCAATGCTACGGCATTTTTATTCAGTATTCCTATTACTGCCGTCATATTGTTTTTTTAACAATATTAGTGAAATATTCTGATAAAATCCTTCGCAAAGTAAC
It encodes the following:
- a CDS encoding methylated-DNA--[protein]-cysteine S-methyltransferase; amino-acid sequence: MEIAYIQTPIGTAELKGDANGLASISVLNNEKPNGTIPEILQDAAQQFQEYFNGDRKVFDLKLNPSGTEFQKRVWDALLKIPFGKTISYLELSKQLGDVKAIRAVASANGKNPLWIVVPCHRVIGTNGDLTGYAGGLHRKKWLLEHESPAKQTTLF
- a CDS encoding S8 family serine peptidase; this translates as MDYRFPIGVKGVIFSFLFSLLGVVSIFAQSKSAKEQIRFSYDQGKISSFISEMEIEHQSKLRKIGELIKTKGLTASKNNNGTQIALKDIGTDGTPLYYTTLNDYASQTSRAHTLYDKGLLNLGLTGRGMEVGVWDSGVALSSHQEFDTRAKNADNANEISLHATLVTGNLISAGVEPSAKGAAYGAQALTHDWSRDKIEVAEAAANGLLLSNHSYGILSDRVPDWYFGSYIKVTQDWDRIMYNAPYYLMVTAAGNAQKSYDNETPNFGKTADGFDLLLGFTATKNGLTIAGANTEIDGSGDLKKASVAGYSSFGPVDDGRVKPDLAGDGGDILSTSSATNSSYQVSAGTSMAAPGVTGSLLLLQQYHEELFGSYMKAATLKGLALHTADDVDAKGPDYKMGWGIMNAKSAAEVLQNKEYTSLINEETLSDGETYSITVLAMENEPLMASISWTDPESEYINRGELNSTRAALMNDLDIRITKDGETYFPWKLNPAKANDAATKGDNTVDPFERVEVENARGTYTITISHKGGLKNGLQDFSLIVSGAQLSNCSIATPSDVDLEGSSSESTTISWDDAGETLFEVQYKSIDTDNWESELIWENSFELTALEEGKVYEARVRSICTENVVSEFSETIAFEFKGEETVLIQNTSMFVPQELNITIYPNPAVDYLNVNADLSKDAEFSIVTTSGNIIKKGKTEGSINVSSLSSGLYVLVVQDYSGIKSTKFYKN
- a CDS encoding CNNM domain-containing protein — translated: MGLLIFYALISIFFSFLCSILEAVLLSITPTFINVKKQEGKEYATTLETLKKDVDKPLIAILTLNTIAHTVGAILVGVQAKVAYAEIYGSTERTILGFKLTEDLMVGIVSTLMTILILVASEIIPKTIGATFWKQLANFTSKALNIMVFVLKWTGLLWLLQLFTKLVGAKAEHGSVLNREDFSAMTEIAHEEGVFKESESKMIKNLLYFDEILARDVMTPRTVMKIASEDTTIKKFFEKNRPLRFSRIPLYKDRMDNITGFFLKDELLEAIINKKGNENLSTIRREILVTNRSKSINDLFKKFVQKREHISLVVDEYGSVSGLVTMEDVIETLLGLEIMDESDNVENLQTLARKNWEARAKRLGIIEGKDEVE
- a CDS encoding 3'-5' exonuclease, giving the protein MLYKLNLEHILFLDIETVPQQQHFTDLDETAQLLWEQKTQYKRKDEFTAEEFYDRAGIWAEFGKIVCISVGYFNSKGDLRTFRITSFYGEEIQILKQFKQLLKDHFSQVKHLLCAHNGKEFDFPYIARRMVINGINLPYKLDLFGKKPWEVPHLDTMELWKFGDYKHYTSLKLLAHVLGIPSPKDDMDGSMVKDVFYKENDIDRIITYCELDVVTTAQVFLRLRNEELLADEEIKKV
- a CDS encoding serine hydrolase domain-containing protein, coding for MKKRLLFNLDKSQIKDFFQIITLWATLTRRSLICVAILFFSEKCIAQRELIHAYPSKLGFDEVFINQKVDSIMEMGIDSLAFPGAQLLVAKNDTVIFHKAYGFHTYDSIHLVALNDLYDLASVTKITGPLPALMKLVDEGKLDLDKPFSTYWKPWQHRKDKKDLTLREILAHQAGLMPYIVFLQKVLRKNGKIKRRFVQNSSNKRFQGQVYDGLYINDRFERKMNRIINRSKVSNEKKYVYSGLTFLIFPKLIEQLSGTDYQTYLDENFYRPLGCHTLGYLPNKNHYVNAIVPTEVDTLFRKTVVKGWVHDENASLKGGVSGNAGLFGTADDLAKLMLFYQNYGKVDGKQLISTQTVKEFTEVQYPENENRRGLGFDKPLLDNAELPLEEAYPSPLTSPKSFGHSGFTGTFVWADPENKLTFIFLSNRVYPSRDHRELYNLNIRTALQDVFYKAGGLSIQN